From the Halichoerus grypus chromosome 3, mHalGry1.hap1.1, whole genome shotgun sequence genome, one window contains:
- the HTRA3 gene encoding serine protease HTRA3 isoform X2, protein MPARALLLAALAALALAREPPAAPCPARCDVSRCPSPRCPGGYVPDLCNCCLVCAASEGEPCGRPLDSPCGESLECARGVCRCRWAHAVCGTDGHTYANVCALQAASRRALELSGTPVRQLQKGACPSGLHQLTSPRYKFNFIADVVEKIAPAVVHIELFLRHPLFGRNVPLSSGSGFIMSEAGLIITNAHVVSSTNTVSGRQQLKVQLQNGDSYEATIKDIDKKSDIATIKIHPKKKLPALLLGRSADLRPGEFVVAIGSPFALQNTVTTGIVSTAQRDGKELGLRDSDMDYIQTDAIINYGNSGGPLVNLDGEVIGINTLKVAAGISFAIPSDRITRFLTEFQDKHVKAPSPAVH, encoded by the exons ATGCCGGCGCGCGCGCTGCTCCTGGCCGCGCTGGCCGCGCTGGCGCTGGCCCGAGAGCCCCCGGCGGCGCCGTGTCCCGCGCGCTGCGACGTGTCGCGGTGCCCGAGCCCCCGCTGCCCCGGCGGCTACGTGCCCGACCTGTGCAACTGCTGCCTGGTGTGCGCGGCCAGCGAGGGCGAGCCGTGCGGCCGCCCCCTCGACTCGCCGTGCGGGGAGAGCCTGGAGTGCGCGCGCGGCGTGTGCCGCTGTCGCTGGGCGCATGCTGTGTGCGGCACCGACGGGCACACCTACGCCAACGTGTGCGCGCTGCAGGCGGCCAGCCGGCGCGCGCTGGAGCTCTCGGGGACGCCCGTGCGCCAGCTGCAGAAGGGCGCCTGCCCATCGG GTCTCCACCAGCTGACCAGCCCGCGGTACAAGTTCAACTTCATCGCGGACGTGGTGGAGAAGATCGCGCCGGCCGTGGTCCACATAGAGCTCTTCCTGAG ACACCCTCTGTTTGGCCGCAACGTGCCCCTGTCCAGCGGCTCGGGCTTCATCATGTCAGAGGCCGGCTTGATCATCACCAACGCCCACGTGGTGTCCAGCACCAACACTGTCTCCGGCCGGCAGCAGCTCAAGGTGCAGCTGCAGAACGGTGACAGCTACGAGGCCACCATCAAGGACATCGACAAGAAGTCGGACATCGCCACCATCAAGATCCACCCCAAA AAAAAGCTGCCGGCCCTGCTACTGGGCCGCTCGGCAGACCTGCGGCCCGGCGAGTTCGTGGTGGCCATTGGCAGCCCCTTTGCCCTGCAGAACACTGTGACCACGGGCATCGTCAGCACGGCCCAGCGGGACGGCAAGGAGCTGGGCCTCCGGGACTCGGACATGGACTACATCCAGACGGATGCCATCATCAAC TACGGAAACTCCGGGGGACCACTGGTGAACCTG GACGGCGAGGTCATTGGCATCAACACACTCAAGGTGGCAGCCGGCATCTCCTTCGCCATCCCCTCGGACCGCATCACGCGCTTCCTCACGGAGTTCCAGGACAAGCACGTCAAAG